From a single Micromonospora carbonacea genomic region:
- a CDS encoding SsgA family sporulation/cell division regulator, which translates to MSVIRPTTVEVETSLRLVAPDATALPVRASLRYDPADPYAVHVLFHAESAGGEAVSWSFARELLVTGLDEPAGIGDVRVWPWATPRGDFVALALSSPDGNALFEVPRSVLVRFLRRTYVVVPRGREADHLDVDTAVTRLLAGR; encoded by the coding sequence ATGAGTGTCATCCGACCGACGACCGTAGAGGTCGAGACGTCGCTAAGGCTCGTCGCGCCTGACGCCACCGCCTTGCCGGTGCGTGCCAGCCTGCGTTACGACCCTGCTGACCCGTATGCGGTCCATGTCCTGTTCCATGCCGAATCGGCCGGCGGCGAGGCGGTGAGCTGGTCGTTCGCCCGCGAGCTGCTGGTCACCGGCCTCGACGAGCCGGCCGGCATCGGCGACGTGCGGGTCTGGCCGTGGGCCACCCCGCGCGGGGACTTCGTCGCGCTGGCGCTGTCGTCCCCGGACGGCAACGCCCTGTTCGAGGTGCCGCGCAGCGTCCTGGTGCGCTTCCTGCGGCGCACCTACGTCGTCGTCCCGCGCGGCCGGGAGGCCGACCACCTGGACGTCGACACGGCGGTGACCCGGCTGCTCGCCGGTCGCTGA
- a CDS encoding RhlG family 3-oxoacyl-ACP reductase: MTDLFSVEGKTVLVTGGSRGIGLMIARGFVRAGAHVVISSRKADVCEAVAKELSAEGRCEAIPADLSRDEGALGLAAAVRERTDRLDVLVNNAGATWGAPLETYPESAFDKLWAVNVKAVFRLTTALLPELRAAASADDPARVINIGSIDGIRVPWLEVYAYSATKAAVHMLTRSLAHQLAGEQITVNAIAPGPFESKMMAFALDDPQARSAIEKQVPLGRIGRPDDMAGAAIYLASRAGAYLTGAVIPVDGGVTTHG; encoded by the coding sequence ATGACAGATCTGTTCTCGGTCGAAGGCAAGACGGTCCTGGTCACCGGCGGATCGCGGGGGATCGGGCTGATGATCGCCCGGGGCTTCGTGCGGGCCGGCGCGCACGTGGTCATCTCGTCCCGCAAGGCCGACGTGTGCGAGGCCGTCGCCAAGGAGCTCTCGGCCGAGGGCCGCTGCGAGGCGATCCCCGCCGACCTCAGCCGCGACGAGGGCGCGCTCGGGCTGGCCGCCGCCGTCCGCGAGCGGACGGACCGGCTCGACGTGCTGGTCAACAACGCCGGGGCGACCTGGGGCGCGCCGCTGGAGACGTACCCGGAGAGCGCCTTCGACAAGCTGTGGGCCGTCAACGTCAAGGCCGTCTTCCGGCTCACCACCGCCCTGCTGCCCGAGCTGCGGGCGGCGGCGAGCGCCGACGACCCCGCCCGCGTGATCAACATCGGCTCGATCGACGGGATCCGGGTGCCGTGGCTGGAGGTCTACGCGTACTCGGCGACGAAGGCGGCCGTGCACATGCTCACCCGCAGCCTCGCCCACCAGCTCGCCGGCGAGCAGATCACCGTCAACGCGATCGCGCCCGGCCCGTTCGAGAGCAAGATGATGGCGTTCGCCCTGGACGACCCGCAGGCGCGGTCGGCCATCGAGAAGCAGGTGCCGCTGGGCCGCATCGGTCGCCCCGACGACATGGCGGGCGCGGCCATCTACCTGGCGTCGCGGGCCGGTGCCTACCTGACCGGCGCGGTCATCCCCGTCGACGGCGGGGTCACGACGCACGGCTGA
- a CDS encoding helix-turn-helix transcriptional regulator, producing the protein MIPSGQPSPASRADAASPRPDDITTLALGDLAGDADWRRPVLLDADLVALVTGGHGTAELDFRPLPCRTGTLLRLRPGQALRCEGARLDAVVVRWTARALRGLDVDAADDVPAFRQLVGDDADVVRAEVAQLVTDCRRQPDVPAARALLRHQLAVLLLRLALLPPAPPGGDAPGGGQRTENATFRRLRHEVERGYPHTRRVEDYAARIGCSVRTLTRACLAATGRSAKQVIDDRVALEASRLLAATDEPIARIGRRLGFPEPTNFGRFFTREVGLSPGAFRAARGGPPGNGRPPARRG; encoded by the coding sequence ATGATCCCCTCCGGTCAGCCTTCCCCGGCGTCCCGCGCCGACGCCGCCTCACCCCGACCCGACGACATCACGACGCTCGCCCTCGGCGACCTCGCCGGGGACGCCGACTGGCGACGCCCGGTCCTGCTCGACGCGGACCTGGTCGCCCTCGTCACCGGCGGCCACGGCACCGCCGAGCTGGACTTCCGGCCGCTGCCCTGCCGCACCGGCACGCTGCTGCGCCTCCGCCCCGGCCAGGCGCTGCGGTGCGAGGGCGCGCGGCTCGACGCCGTGGTGGTGCGCTGGACGGCCCGCGCCCTGCGGGGCCTCGACGTCGACGCCGCCGACGACGTGCCCGCATTCCGGCAGCTCGTCGGCGACGACGCCGACGTGGTGCGCGCCGAGGTGGCCCAGTTGGTGACGGACTGCCGGCGACAGCCGGACGTGCCCGCCGCCCGCGCGCTGCTGCGCCACCAGCTCGCCGTGCTGCTGCTGCGGCTCGCGCTGCTGCCGCCGGCCCCGCCGGGTGGGGACGCCCCCGGGGGCGGGCAGCGCACCGAGAATGCCACGTTCCGCCGGCTCCGCCACGAGGTCGAGCGCGGCTATCCGCACACCCGGCGGGTGGAGGACTACGCGGCCCGGATCGGCTGCTCGGTGCGTACCCTCACCCGGGCCTGCCTGGCGGCGACCGGGCGCAGCGCGAAGCAGGTGATCGACGACCGGGTGGCGCTGGAGGCCAGCCGGCTGCTCGCCGCGACCGACGAACCGATCGCCCGGATCGGTCGCCGGCTCGGCTTCCCGGAGCCGACCAACTTCGGCCGCTTCTTCACCCGCGAGGTGGGCCTGAGCCCGGGCGCGTTCCGGGCGGCGCGGGGCGGTCCGCCCGGTAACGGCCGCCCACCGGCCCGGCGGGGGTGA
- a CDS encoding RrF2 family transcriptional regulator translates to MQISARGDYAVRAALSLATAYPSLLSTQAIAAEQDMPRKFLEAVLADLRRAGLVRAQRGAEGGYTLARPPKEITIGAILRAVDGPLAGVRGMRPEETSYDGAAENLPRLWVAVRAAVRQVVDEVSLAEMASGRLPGHVRRLIARPDAWEPR, encoded by the coding sequence GTGCAGATCTCCGCGCGCGGCGACTACGCGGTACGGGCGGCCCTGAGCCTGGCCACCGCGTACCCTTCCCTGCTGTCGACCCAGGCCATCGCGGCGGAGCAGGACATGCCCCGCAAGTTCCTGGAGGCGGTCCTGGCGGACCTGCGCCGGGCCGGGCTGGTCCGGGCCCAGCGGGGCGCCGAGGGCGGCTACACGCTGGCCCGGCCACCGAAGGAGATCACGATAGGGGCGATCCTGCGCGCGGTCGACGGCCCGCTCGCCGGGGTGCGGGGCATGCGCCCCGAGGAGACCAGCTATGACGGGGCGGCGGAGAACCTGCCCCGGCTCTGGGTGGCCGTGCGGGCGGCGGTGCGGCAGGTGGTCGACGAGGTGAGCCTGGCGGAGATGGCCAGCGGGCGGCTGCCGGGGCACGTGCGGCGGCTGATCGCCCGCCCCGACGCGTGGGAGCCCCGCTGA
- a CDS encoding flavin reductase family protein yields the protein MDGPGATELRPIDTDLLDALLHPQAATVAVVTTPGGPARRGRPALPPAGFTAASFTAVSLEPPVVSFCLASATVSWPAVARAEHVAVHLFAAGQQGAARALAAGRPDRFAAGPGWSPGPFGVPLVDGALAVLLCRVTHRVPAGDHAVVIAAPLALGGGRHGAPPLRDRGAFSAA from the coding sequence ATGGACGGGCCCGGGGCCACCGAGCTGCGCCCCATCGACACCGACCTGCTCGACGCCCTGCTGCACCCGCAGGCGGCCACGGTCGCCGTCGTCACCACGCCCGGCGGCCCCGCCCGCCGGGGCCGACCGGCGCTGCCCCCGGCCGGGTTCACGGCGGCCTCGTTCACCGCCGTGTCGCTGGAGCCGCCGGTGGTCTCGTTCTGCCTCGCCTCGGCGACGGTGAGCTGGCCCGCCGTCGCGCGCGCCGAGCACGTGGCCGTGCACCTGTTCGCCGCCGGTCAGCAGGGCGCGGCCCGCGCCCTCGCCGCCGGCCGCCCCGACCGGTTCGCCGCGGGCCCTGGCTGGTCACCCGGCCCGTTCGGGGTGCCGCTGGTCGACGGCGCGCTCGCGGTGCTGCTCTGCCGCGTGACGCACCGGGTGCCGGCGGGCGACCACGCCGTCGTCATCGCCGCGCCGCTGGCCCTCGGCGGCGGGCGGCACGGCGCTCCGCCGCTGCGCGACCGGGGCGCGTTCAGCGCGGCCTGA
- a CDS encoding DUF4236 domain-containing protein, translating into MGLMFRKRKKYGPIILNFTENGFSSWSIKIGRWSWNSRAKAHRVDLPGPLSWKQDKSRA; encoded by the coding sequence ATGGGTCTGATGTTCCGCAAGCGCAAGAAGTACGGCCCGATCATCCTGAACTTCACCGAGAACGGGTTCTCCTCCTGGAGCATCAAGATCGGTCGTTGGTCGTGGAACTCCCGCGCCAAGGCGCACCGCGTCGACCTGCCCGGCCCGCTGTCGTGGAAGCAGGACAAGTCCCGGGCGTGA
- a CDS encoding potassium channel family protein, with translation MTGDGAPGRTGEGSPRRQRRVATLAALLLLVAYFLVPVEQDPNGLRLAARSVATVALVAADAWLVTRLVRRQLAVADDPEQVQVRSLLQLAVALIGGLLAFALADYVIARSAPGEFVNLTTRIDALYFTLATLTTVGYGDVHAQGQFARVAVCVQMVFTIGVVTTGVSIVVRQLARQARRR, from the coding sequence ATGACGGGGGACGGGGCGCCGGGGCGCACGGGGGAAGGGTCGCCGAGGCGTCAGCGCCGGGTGGCGACGCTGGCGGCCCTGCTGCTGCTGGTGGCCTACTTCCTGGTGCCGGTCGAGCAGGACCCGAACGGGCTGCGGCTGGCCGCGCGCAGCGTCGCCACGGTCGCGCTGGTGGCCGCCGACGCGTGGCTGGTCACCCGCCTGGTGCGCCGGCAGCTCGCGGTGGCCGACGACCCCGAGCAGGTGCAGGTCCGCTCGCTGCTGCAACTCGCGGTCGCCCTGATCGGGGGCCTGCTCGCGTTCGCCCTCGCCGACTACGTGATCGCCCGCAGCGCCCCGGGCGAGTTCGTCAACCTGACCACCCGGATCGACGCGCTCTACTTCACGCTGGCCACCCTCACCACCGTCGGCTACGGCGACGTGCACGCGCAGGGCCAGTTCGCCCGGGTCGCGGTCTGCGTGCAGATGGTCTTCACCATCGGCGTGGTCACCACGGGGGTGTCCATCGTGGTCAGGCAGTTGGCCCGCCAGGCCCGGCGGCGCTGA
- a CDS encoding VOC family protein, with amino-acid sequence MGIHRLNHAVLYVSDLERSVAFYRDVLGFRAIPMTPDGFRGAAFLQAPGSTNDHDLGLFEIGRAAGRSTAGRATVGLYHLAWEVDTLDELAVTAQRLAAAGALAGSSDHGTTKSLYGKDPDGLEFEIVWLVPADLLDDAALTARKRIGRLDLDRERQRYGGQTRGGVGISVPA; translated from the coding sequence ATGGGAATCCACCGCCTCAACCACGCCGTCCTCTACGTCAGCGACCTGGAGCGCAGCGTCGCCTTCTACCGCGACGTCCTCGGCTTCCGGGCCATCCCGATGACCCCGGACGGGTTCCGGGGCGCGGCCTTCCTCCAGGCCCCCGGCTCCACCAACGACCACGACCTCGGCCTGTTCGAGATCGGCCGGGCCGCCGGGCGCTCCACCGCCGGCCGGGCCACCGTCGGCCTCTACCACCTGGCCTGGGAGGTCGACACCCTCGACGAGCTGGCCGTCACCGCCCAGCGGCTCGCCGCCGCCGGCGCCCTGGCCGGCAGCTCCGACCACGGCACCACCAAGAGCCTCTACGGCAAGGACCCCGACGGGCTGGAGTTCGAGATCGTCTGGCTGGTGCCGGCCGACCTCCTCGACGACGCCGCGCTCACCGCCCGCAAGCGGATCGGCCGCCTCGACCTCGACCGCGAGCGGCAGCGCTACGGCGGGCAGACCCGGGGCGGCGTCGGGATCTCCGTCCCGGCCTGA
- a CDS encoding MarR family winged helix-turn-helix transcriptional regulator: MVVMTRWLNPDEQRTWRAYLAASRALMEKLDRELQRDAGMPHAYYEILVRLSEAPDRRLRMSELADATGSSRSRLSHAAARLEASGWIRREDCPTDRRGQIAVLTDAGFATLAAAAPGHVEGVRRHLFDALSPAQVDQLRRISETMLDHLTG, from the coding sequence ATGGTGGTCATGACCCGCTGGCTGAACCCCGACGAGCAACGCACCTGGCGGGCGTACCTGGCCGCCTCGCGGGCGCTGATGGAGAAGCTCGACCGCGAGCTGCAACGCGACGCCGGCATGCCGCACGCCTACTACGAGATCCTGGTCCGGCTCTCCGAGGCCCCCGACCGGCGGCTGCGGATGAGCGAGCTGGCCGACGCCACCGGCTCCTCCCGCAGCCGGCTCTCGCACGCCGCCGCGCGGCTGGAGGCGTCCGGCTGGATCCGGCGCGAGGACTGCCCCACCGACCGGCGCGGGCAGATCGCCGTGCTCACCGACGCCGGGTTCGCCACGCTGGCCGCCGCCGCGCCCGGCCACGTCGAGGGGGTGCGCCGGCACCTCTTCGACGCGCTCAGCCCCGCCCAGGTCGACCAACTGCGCCGCATCAGCGAGACGATGCTGGACCACCTGACCGGATGA